One Sodalinema gerasimenkoae IPPAS B-353 DNA segment encodes these proteins:
- a CDS encoding WD40 repeat domain-containing protein codes for MSRLNQPPLEQERRGQLQEYGTALAWTPEGNELAIASAAGEIVLIPLDGGPQQVLQEADGQSIDVLAISHDGQFLAAGGQAGTLLIWRLGESPELISRLDNSRTWLEHLAWHPQRNELAMGLGSYVQVWDAEAAEVVTTLMFESSSVLDLAWHPEGTQLAAGGHQGIKVWNCQDWDDDPQLYEIPAASICLAWSNNGEYLASGNMDRTLVVWAQGNPYPWRMQGFPAKVRQLAWSEFWLGEAPLLASSSREGIVVWHKQQQDDAGWNPQLLELHNARVSAIAFQPQTQLLASASEDGSVCLWQNAEEVVQLLDGAAAGFSALAWNPSGTALAALGEAGDWLIWKQGRGKRGFLNDIFRN; via the coding sequence ATGTCTCGTCTAAACCAACCTCCCCTAGAACAAGAGCGTCGGGGTCAGTTGCAGGAATATGGAACCGCCCTGGCTTGGACTCCTGAGGGCAATGAGCTGGCGATCGCCTCCGCTGCTGGAGAGATTGTGCTGATTCCCCTCGATGGAGGTCCTCAGCAGGTACTCCAGGAGGCCGATGGTCAATCGATTGATGTGTTGGCCATTTCCCACGATGGTCAGTTTCTGGCCGCTGGAGGACAAGCGGGAACTCTACTAATTTGGCGGTTGGGGGAGTCTCCAGAGCTAATTAGCCGCCTAGACAACTCCCGCACCTGGTTAGAGCATCTGGCTTGGCATCCCCAGCGCAATGAATTAGCCATGGGGTTAGGCTCCTATGTGCAAGTCTGGGATGCTGAGGCGGCCGAAGTGGTGACAACCCTGATGTTTGAATCCTCCTCGGTGTTGGATTTGGCCTGGCATCCCGAGGGAACTCAGTTAGCGGCGGGGGGTCATCAGGGCATTAAAGTCTGGAATTGCCAGGATTGGGATGACGACCCTCAACTCTATGAGATTCCAGCGGCCAGTATCTGTCTGGCTTGGTCAAACAATGGCGAATACCTGGCCTCAGGCAATATGGATCGCACGTTAGTGGTTTGGGCCCAGGGAAATCCCTATCCTTGGCGAATGCAAGGCTTTCCCGCCAAGGTGCGTCAGTTAGCCTGGTCTGAGTTTTGGTTGGGGGAAGCCCCCCTGTTGGCCTCTAGCAGTCGTGAGGGCATTGTTGTCTGGCACAAACAGCAGCAAGATGATGCGGGTTGGAATCCGCAACTGTTGGAATTGCATAATGCTCGCGTTAGTGCGATCGCCTTTCAGCCTCAAACTCAACTGTTAGCCTCCGCCTCGGAAGATGGCTCGGTTTGTCTTTGGCAGAATGCCGAGGAAGTGGTGCAACTCCTCGATGGAGCTGCGGCCGGGTTTTCGGCTTTAGCCTGGAACCCCAGTGGCACGGCTTTGGCCGCTTTGGGAGAAGCGGGGGACTGGCTCATCTGGAAACAGGGCCGCGGCAAGAGGGGATTTTTAAACGATATTTTTCGGAATTAA
- a CDS encoding CobW family GTP-binding protein, translating into MVNTPMLNTVPVTVLTGYLGAGKTTLLNRILTYEHGKKVAVIVNEFGEVGIDNQLVIDADEEIFEMNNGCICCTVRGDLIRIIGNLMRRRDKFDHLVIETTGLADPAPVIQTFFVDDEMQEQLNLDAVVTVVDAKHIHDHWDADEAQEQIAFADVILLNKTDLVSEAELEDLEARIRSMNIMAKVYRTQNAAIEMQQILGVNAFDLNRALEVDPKFLEEDAHEHDETVGSIALVEAGAIDGEKLNAWLSELLQTQGPNIFRMKGILNLDGEEERFVFQGVHMLFDGSPDRPWKPEEERKNELVFIGRDLDAMQLAEAFRSCLV; encoded by the coding sequence ATGGTCAATACCCCCATGCTAAACACCGTTCCCGTGACCGTGCTGACTGGGTATCTGGGAGCCGGCAAAACGACACTCCTCAACCGCATCCTTACCTATGAACATGGCAAGAAAGTCGCTGTCATCGTCAATGAGTTTGGTGAAGTCGGGATTGATAACCAGTTGGTGATTGATGCCGACGAAGAAATTTTCGAGATGAACAACGGCTGTATCTGCTGCACCGTCAGGGGTGACCTGATTCGTATTATCGGCAATTTGATGCGGCGACGCGATAAATTTGACCATCTGGTGATTGAAACCACTGGCTTGGCTGACCCAGCCCCCGTGATTCAAACCTTCTTCGTCGATGACGAGATGCAAGAACAACTGAACCTCGATGCGGTGGTGACGGTGGTGGATGCCAAACATATCCATGATCATTGGGATGCAGACGAGGCCCAAGAACAAATCGCCTTTGCTGATGTCATCCTCCTCAACAAGACGGATCTCGTCAGTGAAGCCGAGTTAGAAGACCTAGAGGCCCGCATCCGCTCGATGAACATCATGGCCAAGGTCTACCGCACTCAAAATGCTGCCATTGAGATGCAGCAAATTCTCGGGGTGAATGCCTTTGATCTCAACCGGGCCCTAGAGGTTGATCCTAAGTTTCTCGAAGAAGATGCCCATGAGCATGACGAGACGGTAGGCTCAATCGCCCTCGTTGAAGCCGGGGCGATTGATGGGGAGAAACTGAATGCTTGGCTGAGTGAGTTGTTGCAAACCCAAGGCCCCAACATCTTCCGCATGAAGGGCATTTTGAATCTGGATGGGGAAGAGGAGCGATTCGTGTTTCAGGGGGTGCATATGCTCTTTGATGGTTCCCCCGATCGCCCCTGGAAGCCTGAGGAAGAGCGCAAAAATGAACTGGTCTTTATTGGGCGGGATCTCGATGCTATGCAGCTCGCAGAGGCGTTTCGCTCATGTCTCGTCTAA
- the larC gene encoding nickel pincer cofactor biosynthesis protein LarC, translating into MSSRIAYFDCPTGIAGDMCLGALLDAGVPLEYLEQQLAGLGLGGAFRLRTERVQRQGQDGLKLHVELSATPDDSPTADGHHHHHHGTRHLPEIETMIQGANLSQRATDWSLKVFRRLADAEGSVHGISPDHVHFHEVGAVDAIVDIVGTCVGLDWLGVDRILCSALPSGGGTVKAAHGRLPVPVPAVLNLLETRGVMLYDNGIARELVTPTGAALMVTLAESFGQVPAMRLQRTGLGAGTQELPIPNLLRLWLGETEESLWGSDRVCVLETQLDDTTPQVIGYTCDRLFEVGALDVFTQAVQMKKSRPGVLLTVICPPDQQRTCEAVIFEETTTLGIRQTLQPRSLLQRHFETVDLEGQTVRLKIATDATGAILNVQPEYEDVAAIARKQQRPWSQVQQQALQAWHSHHS; encoded by the coding sequence ATGAGCAGTCGCATTGCCTATTTTGATTGTCCGACGGGTATCGCTGGCGATATGTGTTTGGGGGCCCTACTCGATGCTGGGGTTCCCTTGGAGTATCTGGAACAGCAACTGGCCGGTTTGGGCTTGGGGGGGGCATTTCGCCTGCGCACTGAACGAGTCCAACGCCAAGGCCAAGATGGTCTAAAACTCCATGTGGAGTTATCCGCCACACCGGACGACTCCCCCACCGCTGACGGCCATCATCATCACCATCACGGCACTCGTCACCTGCCGGAGATTGAAACCATGATTCAGGGCGCGAATTTGAGCCAGCGTGCTACGGACTGGAGTTTGAAGGTGTTTCGACGTTTAGCGGATGCGGAAGGCTCTGTTCACGGCATTAGCCCCGATCACGTGCATTTTCATGAGGTGGGGGCAGTGGATGCCATTGTCGATATTGTAGGTACTTGTGTTGGCTTAGATTGGCTGGGGGTTGACCGAATTCTCTGTTCGGCCCTCCCCAGCGGCGGTGGGACGGTGAAGGCAGCCCATGGACGACTTCCGGTTCCGGTTCCGGCGGTGTTGAATTTGTTGGAGACGCGGGGGGTGATGCTCTATGACAATGGCATTGCGCGGGAGTTAGTGACCCCCACTGGGGCAGCCTTGATGGTGACTCTGGCGGAGTCGTTTGGCCAGGTTCCGGCGATGCGGCTGCAACGAACGGGGTTGGGCGCGGGAACTCAGGAGTTGCCCATTCCCAATCTTTTACGCCTCTGGTTGGGGGAAACGGAGGAGTCTCTCTGGGGCAGCGATCGCGTCTGTGTGTTGGAGACTCAGTTAGATGACACCACCCCCCAGGTGATTGGCTATACCTGCGATCGCCTGTTTGAGGTGGGGGCGTTGGATGTGTTCACCCAGGCAGTCCAGATGAAGAAATCCCGCCCCGGGGTTCTCCTGACGGTGATTTGTCCCCCGGATCAACAACGCACCTGTGAGGCGGTGATCTTCGAGGAAACTACGACCCTGGGGATTCGCCAAACCCTGCAACCGCGATCGCTGCTCCAGCGTCATTTTGAAACCGTAGACTTGGAGGGCCAAACCGTTCGCCTCAAAATTGCCACCGATGCAACGGGTGCAATTCTCAATGTCCAGCCGGAATATGAGGATGTGGCGGCGATCGCCCGAAAACAGCAGCGTCCCTGGTCTCAGGTGCAACAACAGGCCCTACAAGCTTGGCACAGCCATCACTCTTAA
- a CDS encoding L-threonylcarbamoyladenylate synthase: MATIYEVHPDTPQPRRIEEIRDALAQGAVMLYPTDTVYAIGCDINVKSAVQRVRQIKQLSNEKPLTFLCPSLSNIASYAQVSDPAYRIMKRLIPGPFTFLLPATKQVPKLVMSPKRKTTGIRVPDRPVCLALLDALQVPIASTSAYLLDKDSSTPIPTLEVGQTLDKAELFDRWEKLVDLIIDDGSEPGYEMSTILDLTDANYPEIVRRGLNWETAAAWI, translated from the coding sequence ATGGCAACCATTTACGAAGTTCATCCGGACACCCCCCAACCTCGGCGAATAGAAGAAATTAGGGATGCCCTAGCTCAAGGGGCCGTGATGTTGTACCCCACCGATACGGTCTACGCCATCGGCTGCGATATTAACGTCAAGTCCGCCGTTCAACGGGTTCGTCAAATTAAACAACTCTCCAATGAAAAACCGTTAACCTTTCTCTGTCCCTCCCTCTCCAACATTGCCAGTTATGCCCAAGTGTCTGATCCGGCCTACCGAATTATGAAGCGTCTTATCCCTGGACCCTTCACCTTTCTCTTACCGGCCACCAAGCAAGTGCCCAAACTGGTGATGTCCCCCAAACGTAAAACCACGGGGATTCGGGTTCCCGATCGCCCCGTCTGTCTTGCCCTCCTGGACGCCTTGCAAGTTCCCATTGCCTCAACCTCGGCCTATCTGTTGGATAAAGACAGTAGTACACCGATTCCCACCTTAGAGGTAGGACAAACCCTGGACAAAGCCGAATTGTTCGATCGCTGGGAGAAATTAGTCGACCTGATTATCGACGACGGCAGCGAACCGGGGTATGAGATGTCCACCATTTTGGATTTAACTGATGCGAATTATCCCGAAATTGTCCGCCGAGGCTTGAATTGGGAAACAGCCGCCGCCTGGATTTAA